A region from the Vicia villosa cultivar HV-30 ecotype Madison, WI linkage group LG3, Vvil1.0, whole genome shotgun sequence genome encodes:
- the LOC131658619 gene encoding F-box protein SKIP19-like, whose translation MASSSIPPTEIEKEVIVEPNWVELPRDVTANILQRLGTIELLTSACQVCPLWWNICKDPHMWRTINMTKVPSSRYYFQDELVKICSKAIEQSCGQLENIDIFDIDFIVTDDLLAFIADR comes from the coding sequence ATGGCGTCTTCATCTATTCCACCAACTGAAATAGAAAAAGAAGTAATAGTTGAGCCAAATTGGGTTGAACTTCCAAGAGATGTAACGGCAAACATCCTCCAGAGGCTAGGGACGATTGAATTATTGACCAGTGCATGTCAAGTTTGCCCCTTATGGTGGAATATCTGCAAGGATCCTCACATGTGGCGAACCATTAACATGACCAAGGTCCCTTCTTCACGCTATTATTTTCAGGATGAATTGGTGAAGATTTGTAGCAAAGCAATTGAGCAAAGTTGTGGTCAGCTAGAAAACATTGATATCTTTGATATTGATTTTATTGTAACGGATGATCTTCTTGCATTCATAGCCGACAGGTAA
- the LOC131656390 gene encoding putative F-box/LRR-repeat protein 22, translated as MSCSKFYSAGHLRHMRLSMVGRLSNEGFIESIKKLPHLESLEISYVGQLSKETFEVIGRHCPLLKTLKCFWTVLDIDDVDIDVSVAIAETMPRLQHLKFSGNMPTNEGLLAILDGCPLLESLDLEECYSCFSFGYSESLEKRCREKIKDFRPPNCYFSDDCYSD; from the coding sequence ATGTCCTGCAGTAAATTTTACAGTGCTGGTCATCTAAGACACATGCGGCTTTCAATGGTTGGAAGGCTCTCAAATGAAGGATTTATTGAATCTATTAAGAAACTGCCACATTTAGAAAGTCTTGAGATTTCATATGTCGGTCAATTGTCGAAGGAAACCTTTGAAGTCATTGGCCGACATTGCCCTCTTTTAAAAACATTGAAATGCTTTTGGACTGTATTAGATATCGATGATGTAGATATCGACGTGTCAGTTGCTATTGCCGAAACAATGCCAAGACTTCAGCATCTCAAATTTTCTGGAAATATGCCTACTAATGAAGGATTGCTTGCCATTTTAGATGGATGTCCTCTACTTGAATCTCTTGACTTGGAAGAATGTTATTCTTGTTTCTCTTTTGGCTATAGTGAAAGCTTGGAGAAAAGGTGCAGggaaaaaattaaagattttcGACCTCCAAATTGCTACTTTTCTGACGACTGTTATTCAGACTGA